From a region of the Rouxiella sp. S1S-2 genome:
- a CDS encoding HAD-IA family hydrolase, with protein MPEVKCKAVLFDLDGTLVDSCSSIENFWSRWAIKNHIDVNYVLSVIHGRNIEEALKLISPYFHNEDCIEEIKVLAIEELSHVSPVAGAVDFMKKIPVKRIAIVTSGAWKVAIASIRGAGLSVPDLVITSEDVWNDKPDPEPYLKATQLLDVQPDDCLVFEDADCGIQSAIAAGMRVIAVGSFSHRLKNRQDGMQLDNYKNILVDIEGDLITLSW; from the coding sequence ATGCCTGAAGTTAAATGTAAAGCAGTACTTTTTGATCTTGATGGCACCTTAGTTGATTCATGTTCATCTATAGAAAACTTCTGGTCTAGGTGGGCGATAAAAAACCATATAGATGTTAATTATGTTCTTTCGGTGATACACGGTAGAAATATTGAGGAAGCCCTGAAACTGATTTCCCCCTATTTTCATAATGAAGACTGTATTGAGGAAATTAAAGTCCTTGCCATAGAAGAGTTAAGTCATGTCAGTCCCGTTGCTGGCGCAGTGGATTTTATGAAGAAAATACCCGTAAAACGTATTGCTATCGTGACTTCGGGTGCCTGGAAAGTTGCCATTGCCAGTATCCGCGGTGCCGGTCTGTCCGTACCCGACTTGGTTATCACCTCTGAAGATGTTTGGAATGATAAACCCGACCCAGAACCCTATCTGAAAGCCACGCAACTATTAGATGTGCAACCTGATGATTGCCTGGTTTTTGAGGATGCAGATTGCGGAATACAATCTGCCATTGCTGCTGGAATGCGAGTTATTGCTGTCGGGTCATTCAGTCATCGTCTGAAAAATCGTCAAGATGGCATGCAGCTTGATAATTACAAAAATATTCTGGTTGATATCGAGGGTGATTTAATTACTTTGAGCTGGTGA
- the mgtA gene encoding magnesium-translocating P-type ATPase has translation MTVQKNNVVEKKQRDNKNRKSNGLSMRAVQEAKNGVAVTLLNLNTTKEGLLNASATDRLEKDGYNEVAHDRPPHALIQLIKAFNNPFIYILGMLACISFVTDYWLPIHHGEDGDLTTVIIIGTMVSLSGLVRFWQEHRSAKSAEALKAMVRTTATVLRRKHLGEVGKLREIPMRELVVGDIVQLYAGDMIPADVRLIESRDLFISQAVLTGEALPVEKYDTLGDVAQKSASDESGENDNLLDIPNICFMGTNVVSGTALAVVVATGPRTYFGSLAKAIVGTRVQTAFDRGVNSVSWLLIRFMLVMVPVVFLINGVMKGEWWDALLFSLAVAVGLTPEMLPMIVSANLAKGAVAMAKRKVVVKRLNAIQNLGAMDVLCTDKTGTLTQDKIILEHHIDTLGQKNEAVLSLAWLNSYHQSGIKNLMDQAVIYFSENEPKFVKPQGFSKVDEMPFDFIRRRLSIVLKDTRGNHLLVCKGAVEEMLSISTRLVENDQWVELSDAHREALLDRANDYNKQGFRVLVVATREIHKSEAKKQYSTGDESALIIRGFLTFLDPPKETAGPAIAALRSIGVAVKVLTGDNAVVTTRICRQVGLEPGEPLLGPQLERIDDAALKVLVEERTVFAKLTPLQKSRVLKALQSNGHTVGFLGDGINDAPALRDADVGISVDSGTDIAKESADIILLEKSLMVLEEGVLKGRETFGNIMKYLNMTASSNFGNVFSVLVASAFIPFLPMMAIQLLLQNLMYDISQLALPWDTIDKEFLEKPRKWDARNIGRFMVWIGPTSSIFDMTTFALMWYVFGANSEHMQTLFQSGWFIEGLLSQTLVVHMLRTQKIPFIQSTASLPVMLMTGLIMAVGIYVPFSPLGPLVGLQALPWEYFPWLAGTLFAYCCVAQGMKTFYMRRFKQWH, from the coding sequence ATGACCGTACAAAAAAATAATGTTGTAGAGAAAAAACAACGCGATAACAAAAATCGTAAGTCCAACGGCCTTTCCATGCGTGCCGTCCAAGAGGCCAAGAACGGCGTTGCGGTAACGCTGCTCAACCTTAATACCACCAAAGAAGGACTGCTAAACGCCAGCGCAACCGACCGTCTGGAAAAGGATGGCTATAACGAAGTCGCACACGACCGGCCACCTCATGCACTTATCCAGTTAATCAAGGCTTTCAACAACCCGTTTATTTACATTTTGGGCATGCTGGCCTGCATCAGTTTTGTCACCGACTACTGGCTGCCCATCCACCACGGCGAGGACGGAGATCTGACCACGGTTATCATCATCGGCACCATGGTTAGCCTCAGTGGACTGGTTCGTTTTTGGCAGGAACACCGCTCGGCGAAGTCGGCGGAAGCGCTGAAAGCCATGGTACGTACCACCGCGACGGTACTGCGTCGCAAGCACCTTGGTGAAGTGGGCAAGCTGCGTGAAATACCGATGCGTGAACTGGTGGTGGGCGATATTGTTCAGTTGTATGCCGGCGATATGATCCCCGCCGACGTGCGGTTAATTGAATCTCGAGACTTGTTTATCAGCCAGGCGGTATTAACAGGCGAAGCACTGCCGGTCGAGAAATATGACACGCTGGGTGATGTGGCACAGAAGTCCGCCAGCGATGAGTCTGGCGAAAACGATAATCTGCTGGATATTCCCAATATCTGTTTTATGGGCACCAACGTGGTCAGCGGCACGGCATTAGCCGTGGTCGTCGCGACCGGCCCGCGCACCTACTTTGGCTCGCTGGCGAAAGCCATTGTCGGTACGCGGGTCCAAACGGCCTTCGACCGCGGCGTCAACAGCGTCAGTTGGCTGCTTATTCGGTTCATGCTGGTGATGGTGCCGGTGGTGTTTCTGATTAACGGCGTGATGAAAGGCGAATGGTGGGATGCGTTACTGTTTTCCCTGGCGGTTGCAGTAGGACTGACCCCGGAAATGCTGCCGATGATTGTCAGCGCTAACCTGGCAAAAGGCGCGGTAGCGATGGCCAAGCGCAAGGTGGTGGTTAAGCGTCTTAACGCTATTCAAAACCTGGGTGCGATGGACGTGCTGTGTACCGATAAAACCGGCACGCTGACGCAGGATAAAATTATCCTCGAGCATCATATTGATACGCTGGGACAGAAGAATGAGGCGGTGTTATCGCTGGCGTGGCTCAACAGTTATCACCAGAGCGGCATCAAAAACCTGATGGATCAGGCGGTTATTTATTTTTCTGAAAACGAACCAAAATTTGTTAAACCACAGGGTTTCAGCAAAGTTGACGAAATGCCTTTCGATTTTATCCGCCGTCGCTTGTCGATTGTGCTTAAGGATACGCGCGGCAATCACCTGTTGGTCTGTAAAGGTGCCGTGGAGGAGATGCTGAGCATTTCGACTCGGCTGGTAGAAAACGATCAGTGGGTCGAGCTGAGTGATGCACATCGCGAGGCGTTGCTGGACAGGGCCAATGATTACAACAAGCAAGGGTTCCGCGTGCTGGTGGTGGCGACGCGTGAGATCCACAAAAGTGAGGCTAAAAAACAATACTCCACCGGCGATGAGTCAGCGCTGATTATTCGCGGATTCCTGACCTTCTTGGATCCGCCGAAAGAAACGGCAGGTCCAGCCATTGCGGCCCTGCGCAGCATCGGCGTTGCCGTGAAAGTGCTCACAGGGGATAACGCCGTCGTTACCACCCGTATTTGCCGTCAGGTTGGACTCGAACCGGGTGAGCCGCTACTGGGGCCTCAGCTGGAACGTATCGATGACGCGGCGCTCAAGGTGTTGGTGGAAGAGCGCACGGTGTTTGCCAAACTGACGCCGCTGCAAAAATCCAGAGTGCTAAAGGCCCTGCAATCCAACGGCCACACCGTCGGATTTTTGGGCGACGGCATTAATGATGCACCGGCACTGCGCGACGCCGACGTCGGGATTTCAGTAGACAGCGGCACTGATATTGCCAAAGAGTCGGCAGATATTATTCTGCTTGAAAAGAGCCTGATGGTGCTGGAAGAGGGCGTGCTGAAAGGGCGCGAGACCTTCGGCAATATCATGAAGTACCTGAATATGACTGCCAGCTCCAACTTTGGCAACGTGTTCTCGGTCTTGGTCGCCAGTGCTTTCATTCCGTTCTTGCCGATGATGGCAATTCAGCTGCTGCTGCAAAATCTGATGTATGACATTTCACAGCTGGCGCTGCCTTGGGACACCATCGACAAGGAGTTTTTGGAAAAACCACGCAAGTGGGATGCCAGAAACATTGGACGCTTTATGGTGTGGATTGGGCCAACGTCGTCAATCTTTGATATGACCACTTTTGCCCTGATGTGGTACGTGTTCGGCGCAAATAGCGAACATATGCAGACGCTGTTCCAGTCTGGTTGGTTTATTGAAGGCTTGCTGTCGCAGACGCTGGTCGTGCACATGCTGCGCACACAAAAAATACCGTTTATTCAAAGTACCGCTTCATTGCCGGTGATGTTGATGACCGGGCTGATTATGGCCGTGGGTATATATGTGCCGTTTTCGCCTCTCGGACCGCTGGTCGGGCTTCAAGCGCTGCCTTGGGAGTATTTCCCGTGGTTGGCAGGCACATTATTTGCCTACTGCTGTGTCGCGCAGGGAATGAAAACGTTCTATATGCGTCGCTTCAAGCAGTGGCACTAA
- a CDS encoding DUF4385 domain-containing protein, which yields MKAFNYQQDFKHINFRQHPELYQVGRGEQGVLMVEPYKSEILPHWRFKTPKIAKTSALAIMTLFEKYRQDDDFVGMDMARKFIQMGYTRARRYANYPGGRKYAEDKTLNARNIDDEKAASAAIFKSYWDQLRADADYIKRKKAHQQQYG from the coding sequence ATGAAAGCGTTTAACTATCAGCAGGATTTTAAACATATCAATTTTCGACAGCATCCTGAGCTTTATCAGGTGGGTCGCGGCGAACAGGGAGTGTTGATGGTTGAACCTTATAAGTCAGAGATTTTGCCGCATTGGCGATTTAAAACGCCCAAGATTGCAAAAACCTCTGCGCTGGCCATTATGACGCTGTTTGAAAAGTATCGGCAAGATGATGATTTTGTTGGAATGGATATGGCACGAAAATTCATTCAAATGGGCTATACCCGCGCTCGCCGCTATGCCAATTATCCCGGCGGCCGCAAATATGCCGAGGATAAAACCCTCAATGCGCGCAATATTGATGATGAAAAAGCCGCCTCGGCGGCGATATTCAAAAGCTACTGGGACCAACTGCGCGCAGACGCGGACTATATCAAACGCAAGAAAGCCCACCAGCAGCAGTATGGTTGA
- a CDS encoding GNAT family N-acetyltransferase encodes MSNTLNSFNQPVGLPISDWQPRPLPERIVMEGRFCRLEPLNVDQHAADLWQAWSTADDQRGWTYLSCGPFNNEADYGAYLQTAASSPDPMHYAVINLDSNQAEGTISLMRIDAPNGAIEVGFVVFSPLLQRTVQATEAHYLLMKYAFETLGYRRYEWKCDSLNAPSRRAAQRLGFTFEGQFRQAGVYKGRTRDTAWFSIIDSEWPLVKDAFEAWLAPNNLQQGVQQKSLAALREERR; translated from the coding sequence ATGTCCAATACGCTAAACAGTTTTAACCAGCCCGTGGGTTTGCCGATATCCGACTGGCAGCCACGTCCGCTGCCTGAACGCATTGTCATGGAGGGCAGGTTCTGCCGCCTGGAACCTTTAAATGTCGACCAGCACGCCGCCGACCTCTGGCAAGCCTGGAGCACGGCGGATGACCAACGCGGTTGGACCTACCTGAGCTGTGGTCCCTTTAACAACGAAGCCGACTACGGCGCTTATCTACAAACTGCCGCCAGCAGCCCCGACCCGATGCATTACGCGGTGATAAATCTCGACAGCAACCAGGCAGAGGGCACGATTTCTCTGATGCGCATTGATGCGCCAAACGGCGCCATTGAAGTGGGGTTTGTCGTATTTTCTCCCCTTCTCCAGCGCACCGTGCAGGCGACTGAGGCGCACTACTTGCTGATGAAATATGCTTTTGAAACCTTAGGTTATCGCCGCTATGAGTGGAAATGTGACAGTTTGAACGCCCCTTCTCGTCGCGCCGCACAGCGCTTAGGCTTCACTTTTGAAGGTCAGTTTCGGCAGGCCGGCGTTTATAAGGGAAGAACTCGCGATACCGCATGGTTTTCAATTATCGACAGCGAATGGCCCCTGGTGAAAGACGCGTTTGAGGCGTGGCTCGCACCGAATAATCTTCAACAAGGCGTCCAGCAAAAGAGTTTGGCAGCCCTGCGTGAAGAACGCAGGTAG
- a CDS encoding Lrp/AsnC family transcriptional regulator — MSLDKIILDETSLRILDVLQQNADISNAELAEIVGLSVSPCWRRVADMRDKGIIRGSAMLVDPLALGLAVNVFVHVSLKQQDKDSLKRFTDSVSERPEVMECYLMTGESDFMLRVVVENLQKYQALMMDCLTQIDGVASIRSSFALSQVKYTTALPTQHLRE, encoded by the coding sequence ATGTCTCTAGATAAAATAATATTAGATGAAACCAGTCTGCGTATTCTTGACGTATTGCAGCAAAACGCCGACATCAGCAACGCCGAGCTGGCAGAAATTGTCGGTCTTTCGGTTTCTCCGTGCTGGCGACGGGTGGCGGACATGCGCGATAAAGGTATTATTCGCGGATCGGCCATGTTGGTTGACCCCTTGGCTTTAGGGCTGGCGGTCAACGTTTTTGTGCATGTTTCTCTCAAGCAGCAGGACAAAGATTCACTGAAACGCTTTACCGATTCGGTCAGTGAGCGCCCAGAGGTGATGGAGTGTTATCTGATGACCGGGGAATCCGATTTCATGCTGCGGGTCGTGGTTGAAAACTTGCAAAAATATCAGGCACTGATGATGGACTGCCTCACGCAAATTGACGGGGTGGCCAGCATTCGATCAAGTTTTGCCCTAAGCCAAGTGAAATACACCACCGCCCTGCCGACGCAGCACCTGCGGGAGTAG
- a CDS encoding DUF2493 domain-containing protein, whose amino-acid sequence MRVLICAGRFYADTNTLTQVLDLYHQSHPIKVLIHGGHQLLGASIEGWARDADVHVVRYPANWAMHGRHAEIRRNLFMLDDCRPDIILALTGGDDTAECIKMAKRVGVKVIEVNL is encoded by the coding sequence ATGAGAGTATTAATTTGTGCGGGTCGGTTTTATGCCGACACCAATACGCTGACGCAGGTCTTGGATTTATATCACCAATCCCATCCAATAAAGGTGTTAATTCACGGCGGCCATCAACTGTTGGGGGCCAGCATTGAAGGCTGGGCGCGTGACGCCGACGTTCACGTCGTGCGATATCCTGCTAACTGGGCAATGCACGGACGACACGCCGAAATTCGCCGCAATCTTTTTATGCTTGACGACTGTAGGCCCGATATCATTTTGGCGCTTACCGGCGGAGATGACACGGCAGAGTGCATTAAAATGGCTAAGCGCGTGGGGGTAAAAGTCATTGAGGTTAATTTATAA
- the yddG gene encoding aromatic amino acid DMT transporter YddG — MSGKKATLVGLMAIVFFSAVAGLIRGVSEGLGPVGGAAMIYSLASVLLVFTVGFPDIRKFPRAYLYLGSLLFVSYEICLALSLGFALTRSQAIEVGMVNYLWPSMTILMSVLFKQQKASLYIIPGMLLSFIGLCWVLSGDNGLSVTSIWANVKTNPLSYGLAFAGAFIWSFYCILTRKKAEGKNGITLFFILTALTLWLKYAFGASVPMNFSAHTLVSLVLAAGALGCGYAAWNIGILHGNVAILATASYFIPIFSSALAAIILNAPLATSFWQGAAMVSIGSLICWRSTRGNTPPPLATHVDNA; from the coding sequence ATGTCTGGAAAGAAAGCCACACTGGTAGGTTTGATGGCCATCGTGTTCTTTAGCGCCGTTGCAGGCCTGATCCGCGGCGTTTCCGAGGGATTAGGCCCGGTTGGCGGCGCGGCGATGATTTACAGCCTGGCATCCGTGCTGCTGGTGTTTACCGTGGGATTTCCCGATATCCGGAAATTCCCCCGCGCCTATCTTTACCTCGGCAGCCTGTTGTTTGTCAGCTATGAAATCTGTCTGGCGCTTTCACTCGGCTTTGCCCTCACCCGCAGTCAGGCCATTGAAGTCGGCATGGTTAATTATCTGTGGCCAAGTATGACGATTTTAATGTCCGTACTGTTTAAGCAACAAAAAGCCAGCCTGTATATTATCCCGGGGATGTTGCTCTCATTTATCGGCCTGTGTTGGGTGCTGAGTGGCGATAACGGGCTTTCCGTGACGTCAATCTGGGCAAATGTAAAAACCAATCCACTCAGCTACGGTCTCGCGTTCGCCGGTGCTTTTATCTGGTCTTTTTACTGCATTTTGACCCGTAAAAAAGCCGAGGGTAAAAACGGTATCACGCTGTTTTTTATTCTGACCGCCCTCACTTTATGGCTTAAGTATGCCTTTGGGGCTTCGGTGCCGATGAATTTTAGCGCCCATACGCTGGTCAGTCTCGTGCTGGCGGCGGGGGCGCTAGGCTGTGGTTATGCCGCCTGGAATATAGGGATTTTGCACGGTAACGTCGCGATACTTGCCACAGCGTCCTACTTCATTCCCATTTTTTCTTCCGCTCTGGCGGCAATAATCCTCAATGCCCCGCTGGCCACTTCCTTTTGGCAAGGTGCGGCAATGGTGAGTATTGGCTCGCTAATTTGTTGGCGCTCGACGCGGGGTAATACTCCCCCCCCGTTGGCGACCCACGTGGACAACGCGTAA
- a CDS encoding VOC family protein: MTPFHLRIARPVADLQRSYEMYHRGLGLEKIGEFKDHQSFSGIMMGHSNFAWHLEFTVCHSHPVKPQPSAEDLLVLYLPDGEEWQRICDNAAAVGFTCVASFNPYWDVSGKTFIDHDGYRVVLQNRAWVRDVL; this comes from the coding sequence ATGACCCCTTTTCATTTACGTATCGCCAGGCCTGTTGCTGATTTGCAACGAAGTTATGAAATGTATCATCGTGGACTCGGCCTGGAGAAAATTGGGGAATTCAAAGACCATCAATCATTTAGCGGGATCATGATGGGGCATTCGAATTTCGCGTGGCATCTTGAATTCACCGTTTGCCACTCGCACCCCGTAAAACCGCAGCCGTCGGCCGAAGACTTGTTAGTGCTGTATTTGCCAGACGGCGAGGAGTGGCAAAGGATTTGCGATAACGCGGCGGCTGTCGGATTCACCTGTGTGGCTTCTTTTAATCCCTACTGGGATGTGTCCGGCAAGACCTTCATTGATCATGATGGCTACCGCGTGGTTTTACAAAATAGGGCCTGGGTGCGAGACGTTTTGTGA
- a CDS encoding HAD hydrolase-like protein codes for MSYRLVIFDFDGTLADTFPVFAENYPAIAERNGLKQFANDEVNALRSMSTQQILRSINLPLWKLPRVTLDFRNAMNNNAASIQPFAGIIESLTALREDGLRLALTSSNSEAVVRTVLGAQICKDFERIDCGASIFGKAKKISRIIKSLKIASSEAIYIGDETRDAKAAEEANIAFGAVAWGYTRIETLQTTHPQVCFSHPRDLQKLRKTS; via the coding sequence ATGAGCTACAGGCTGGTCATTTTCGACTTTGATGGCACCCTCGCCGATACTTTTCCGGTTTTTGCAGAAAATTATCCCGCTATCGCCGAGCGCAATGGTTTAAAACAATTCGCTAATGATGAGGTCAATGCCCTGAGGAGTATGAGCACCCAGCAAATCCTTCGCAGCATTAATTTGCCGCTATGGAAGCTGCCTCGGGTGACATTGGACTTTAGGAATGCGATGAACAATAACGCCGCGTCTATTCAACCGTTCGCCGGCATTATCGAGAGCCTGACTGCCCTGCGTGAAGATGGACTGCGGCTGGCATTGACCAGCTCAAACTCAGAGGCCGTGGTACGTACAGTACTCGGCGCGCAGATTTGTAAAGACTTTGAGCGTATTGACTGCGGCGCCTCAATATTTGGTAAAGCGAAGAAAATCAGCAGAATCATCAAGAGTCTTAAAATAGCCTCAAGTGAAGCTATTTATATTGGTGATGAAACGCGCGATGCTAAAGCCGCCGAAGAGGCCAATATTGCCTTCGGAGCCGTCGCGTGGGGCTATACGCGCATCGAAACGTTACAGACCACGCACCCGCAGGTCTGTTTCAGTCATCCTCGCGACCTGCAGAAGCTGAGGAAGACGTCCTAA
- a CDS encoding AraC family transcriptional regulator, whose protein sequence is MVSLLSTLAPKEGYNLTSLPSVRFLRSDRPLARTPVLYDPGIIIVCQGCKRGYFGNQTYVYDQQHYLAVSVPVPFVMETDASPEQPLLAIYLHLDFQLAAELLIQIDRMGESASVSPPESMISSPMDAEIKASVLHFLEAMNKPLDAAILGPALLRELYFRVLTGAQGHAMRSALMMHGQFGKIGKALRRIHATYADALNLNQLAGEAGMSVPTFHSYFKAITQTSPMQYVKSTRLHQARLLMVREGITAAVASQTVGYESASQFNREFKRLFGLPPAEETRRMRENFAVPPLHAGSEFVSSH, encoded by the coding sequence ATGGTTTCGCTGCTGAGCACCCTCGCGCCAAAAGAAGGATATAATCTGACGTCTTTGCCGAGCGTGCGTTTTTTACGCTCAGACCGCCCTCTTGCACGCACGCCAGTGCTTTATGACCCGGGCATTATCATTGTTTGTCAGGGATGTAAGCGGGGGTATTTTGGTAATCAAACTTATGTGTATGACCAGCAGCACTATCTGGCCGTATCGGTACCGGTCCCCTTCGTCATGGAAACCGATGCCTCGCCGGAACAGCCTTTACTGGCCATCTATTTGCACCTGGATTTTCAACTGGCGGCAGAATTATTGATACAAATAGACCGAATGGGCGAATCTGCCAGCGTCTCGCCGCCCGAAAGCATGATTTCCAGCCCGATGGACGCCGAGATTAAAGCCTCGGTGCTTCACTTTTTAGAAGCCATGAACAAGCCGCTTGATGCTGCGATACTCGGGCCAGCGTTGCTGCGTGAGCTGTACTTTCGTGTTCTAACCGGTGCTCAGGGTCACGCTATGCGATCGGCATTAATGATGCACGGTCAGTTCGGTAAAATTGGCAAGGCGCTGCGCCGTATCCACGCTACCTATGCGGATGCGCTGAATCTCAACCAACTGGCGGGTGAAGCGGGGATGAGTGTGCCGACTTTTCACAGTTATTTCAAAGCGATAACGCAGACATCGCCCATGCAGTACGTGAAGTCGACGCGTTTGCATCAGGCGCGATTGCTGATGGTGAGAGAGGGAATAACGGCAGCAGTTGCCAGTCAGACCGTTGGCTATGAAAGCGCCTCGCAGTTCAACCGCGAGTTTAAACGCCTATTTGGACTGCCGCCGGCTGAAGAAACCCGCCGCATGCGAGAAAATTTCGCCGTGCCGCCGCTTCACGCTGGCTCGGAGTTTGTCTCTTCGCATTAG
- a CDS encoding DMT family transporter, translating to MSTLNNEPVNNAVGHPTRPATLVWLVVMVVLWGLSWPATKLALNVVPPLWLAAIRFGSAGLCLFLFVAARGKLRFPSRADWPVVASVGVLQMMVFTGLGMIAMQHTDTSHAVLLAYTTPLWGILTSWLLMRNAPSKLQIIALITGLIGIAMICSPAEMDWSKPGVMIGCSLLIIGAISWSLVIVHVRHHQWTDTPLSLAPWQMLLATVPLTLFAAVIDGSPSAIVLTPHLLWLLFFIGPVATSVCFVISTEHGRRISVFAMSNFTLGVPLIGAAASVAILGSHLSSLFIGGLVLVFLGVSMTALSGKKKS from the coding sequence ATGAGTACGTTAAACAACGAACCTGTAAACAATGCGGTGGGTCACCCAACGCGGCCTGCAACCCTGGTCTGGCTGGTCGTGATGGTGGTGCTTTGGGGGCTGAGCTGGCCTGCGACCAAGCTGGCGCTAAACGTTGTCCCACCTCTGTGGTTGGCGGCGATACGTTTTGGCTCTGCCGGGCTGTGCTTGTTTCTGTTTGTCGCCGCTCGCGGAAAACTGCGCTTTCCTTCGCGTGCCGACTGGCCGGTGGTTGCGAGTGTGGGCGTGTTGCAGATGATGGTTTTTACCGGTCTGGGCATGATTGCGATGCAGCACACGGATACCAGTCATGCGGTGCTGCTGGCCTACACGACACCGCTGTGGGGGATCCTGACCTCATGGCTTTTGATGCGCAACGCCCCCTCGAAATTACAGATTATTGCCTTGATTACCGGGCTGATAGGTATCGCGATGATTTGTTCTCCTGCCGAGATGGACTGGAGCAAACCGGGCGTAATGATAGGCTGTAGTTTATTGATTATTGGCGCAATTTCGTGGTCGCTGGTTATCGTTCATGTGCGCCATCATCAGTGGACTGATACGCCGCTGTCACTGGCACCGTGGCAGATGCTGCTCGCGACCGTTCCGCTCACGCTGTTTGCGGCAGTGATTGACGGCTCTCCCTCCGCCATTGTGCTCACACCGCACCTGCTTTGGCTGCTGTTTTTTATTGGCCCGGTCGCGACCTCGGTTTGCTTTGTTATTTCAACCGAACACGGCAGGCGGATTAGCGTGTTTGCTATGTCAAACTTCACCCTCGGCGTGCCGTTAATCGGGGCTGCTGCCTCAGTGGCTATTCTCGGCAGTCATCTCTCTTCACTATTTATTGGCGGGCTGGTACTGGTATTTTTAGGGGTCTCAATGACCGCGCTTTCCGGTAAGAAGAAAAGCTGA
- a CDS encoding PTS sugar transporter subunit IIA, whose amino-acid sequence MKVATVIASNGLIAKELLYVANNTVGHASNVSAIDFDYGESLEELVARYRAVLHNLNVQNGVLFLIAGEYSCHLYVAGQFVIENKNSAIVTGVNLPMLVSLLLTDKQETDPHILAKKAQQYGKAGIYSVDKNNLGGVESVGGIFW is encoded by the coding sequence ATGAAAGTAGCTACAGTGATTGCCTCTAACGGTTTAATTGCTAAGGAGTTATTATACGTTGCAAATAATACAGTCGGCCATGCAAGTAATGTATCAGCAATAGACTTTGATTATGGTGAAAGTCTGGAGGAACTTGTTGCTCGTTACAGAGCTGTACTTCATAACCTTAATGTTCAGAATGGTGTTCTTTTTTTAATTGCCGGTGAATACAGTTGTCATTTGTATGTTGCCGGTCAGTTTGTTATTGAGAATAAAAATAGTGCGATTGTTACCGGCGTTAATCTGCCGATGTTAGTTTCATTATTACTTACAGATAAACAGGAAACAGATCCCCACATATTGGCAAAGAAAGCGCAACAATATGGAAAGGCTGGGATTTACTCCGTTGATAAAAATAACTTAGGAGGAGTTGAATCAGTGGGGGGTATATTTTGGTAA
- a CDS encoding oxidoreductase, with amino-acid sequence MSTSKIIFITGVSSGFGRALAQEALNDGHRVVGTVRSESAKKEFESLDSTRAFARILDVTNFAAIDNIVADVEASVGPVDVLVNNAGYGHEGVMEESALEEMKRQFDVNVFGAVAMIKALLPFMRQRRRGHILNITSMGGFITMPGIAYYCGSKFALEGISEVLVKELKPFNIAVTAVAPGSFRTDWAGRSMVRTPRTLADYDPLFDPIRQAREEKNGKQLGDPVKAARAMLSVIASDAPPAHLLLGSDALGLVRGKLQAYAAEIDAWEHLTRSTDG; translated from the coding sequence ATGTCCACATCAAAAATTATTTTCATCACCGGCGTCAGCAGCGGATTTGGTCGCGCCTTGGCTCAGGAAGCATTGAACGACGGGCATCGCGTGGTGGGCACTGTACGCAGTGAATCGGCAAAAAAGGAATTTGAATCACTCGACTCAACGCGCGCCTTTGCCCGTATTCTAGATGTGACCAATTTTGCCGCCATCGACAATATTGTTGCCGACGTGGAGGCCAGCGTTGGCCCCGTTGATGTGCTGGTTAACAACGCAGGGTATGGTCATGAAGGTGTGATGGAGGAATCGGCGCTGGAAGAAATGAAGCGCCAGTTCGACGTCAACGTGTTTGGCGCGGTGGCGATGATTAAAGCGCTGCTGCCGTTTATGCGCCAACGTCGTCGCGGGCATATTCTCAATATCACCTCGATGGGCGGCTTTATTACCATGCCGGGCATTGCCTATTACTGCGGCAGTAAGTTCGCGCTGGAAGGCATCTCTGAGGTTCTGGTTAAAGAACTTAAGCCGTTCAATATTGCCGTGACCGCGGTTGCTCCAGGATCGTTTCGTACCGATTGGGCAGGTCGTTCGATGGTGCGCACGCCAAGAACATTGGCCGATTATGACCCTTTATTTGACCCTATTCGTCAGGCTCGTGAAGAAAAAAACGGCAAGCAGCTTGGGGACCCTGTAAAAGCGGCACGGGCAATGCTGTCGGTAATTGCCAGCGATGCGCCTCCTGCCCACTTGCTGCTGGGAAGCGATGCGCTAGGGCTGGTTCGTGGAAAGTTACAGGCCTATGCGGCTGAAATTGACGCATGGGAGCACCTGACCCGTTCAACCGACGGTTAG